In one window of Ruminococcus hominis DNA:
- a CDS encoding PRC-barrel domain-containing protein — protein sequence MRICELREKEVINTCDCKVLGCVVDIDFDLCSGQIEAIIVPGPGKVCGIFGVDSEYIIPFACIRKIGPDIILVEIQKEKFLKKI from the coding sequence ATGCGCATATGTGAATTACGAGAAAAAGAAGTAATTAATACCTGCGATTGTAAGGTGTTAGGATGTGTAGTAGATATAGATTTTGACTTGTGCAGTGGACAGATAGAAGCAATTATCGTTCCAGGTCCAGGAAAAGTATGTGGGATATTTGGCGTGGACTCGGAATATATTATCCCATTTGCATGTATCAGGAAAATCGGACCCGATATTATATTAGTGGAGATTCAGAAAGAAAAGTTTTTGAAGAAAATATAG
- a CDS encoding arsenate reductase family protein gives MLFIWYPKCSTCQKAKKWLDSHEIKYTERHIVEENPTYEELKEWHQKSSLPLKKFFNTSGMLYKELKLKDQLPKMSEDEQLKLLATNGMLVKRPLLVTEDKMLVGFKEAEWKNI, from the coding sequence ATGTTATTTATTTGGTATCCAAAATGCTCTACATGTCAGAAGGCTAAGAAATGGCTGGACAGTCATGAGATAAAGTATACGGAGAGGCATATTGTTGAAGAGAATCCAACATATGAAGAGTTGAAAGAATGGCATCAGAAGAGCAGCTTGCCGTTAAAGAAATTCTTTAATACCAGTGGGATGCTGTATAAGGAGCTGAAACTGAAGGACCAGCTTCCGAAGATGAGTGAAGATGAACAATTGAAATTGTTGGCGACAAATGGGATGCTAGTGAAGAGGCCATTGTTGGTGACGGAAGATAAGATGTTGGTTGGATTTAAGGAAGCGGAATGGAAGAATATATAA